From a region of the Synechococcus sp. RS9916 genome:
- the cysK gene encoding cysteine synthase A gives MSRVYADNSQAIGNTPLVRLNNVTKGCKATVLAKIEGRNPAYSVKCRIGANMIWDAEKRGALTADKTIVEPTSGNTGIALAYTAAARGYKLILTMPESMSIERRRVMAALGAQLILTEAAKGMPGAIAKAKEIAESDSAKYFMPGQFENPANPEIHEKTTGPEIWNDCDGAIDVLVSGVGTGGTITGISRYIKNSAGKAIESVAVEPSHSPVITQTMNGEEVKPGPHKIQGIGAGFIPKNLDLSVVDKVEQVTNEESIEMALRLAQEEGLLVGISCGAAAAAAIRLAQQDAYAGKTIVVILPDLAERYLSSVLFADVPAGIIEEPVAV, from the coding sequence ATGTCTCGCGTTTACGCCGATAACAGCCAGGCGATCGGCAACACCCCTCTGGTGCGCCTGAACAATGTCACCAAGGGCTGCAAAGCCACCGTGCTGGCCAAAATCGAAGGCCGCAACCCCGCCTACAGCGTCAAGTGCCGCATCGGCGCGAACATGATCTGGGACGCCGAGAAGCGTGGCGCGCTCACGGCTGACAAAACCATCGTCGAGCCCACCTCCGGCAACACCGGTATCGCTCTGGCTTACACCGCAGCAGCCCGGGGTTACAAGCTGATCCTGACGATGCCCGAGTCGATGTCGATCGAGCGTCGCCGCGTGATGGCCGCTCTGGGTGCTCAGCTGATCCTCACTGAAGCTGCCAAAGGCATGCCTGGCGCCATCGCCAAGGCCAAGGAAATCGCTGAAAGCGATTCAGCCAAATACTTCATGCCCGGTCAGTTCGAGAATCCCGCCAACCCCGAGATTCACGAAAAGACCACCGGCCCTGAAATCTGGAACGACTGCGACGGTGCCATCGACGTGCTCGTGTCTGGCGTGGGCACCGGCGGCACCATCACCGGCATCTCCCGCTACATCAAGAACAGCGCTGGCAAAGCGATCGAATCGGTCGCGGTGGAGCCCAGCCACAGCCCGGTGATCACCCAAACCATGAATGGTGAGGAGGTGAAGCCCGGGCCCCACAAGATCCAGGGCATCGGTGCCGGCTTCATCCCCAAAAACCTCGACCTTTCCGTGGTCGACAAGGTGGAGCAGGTGACCAACGAGGAGTCGATTGAGATGGCTCTGCGCCTCGCCCAGGAGGAAGGCCTTCTAGTGGGTATCTCCTGCGGTGCCGCTGCTGCTGCTGCCATCCGCCTCGCCCAGCAGGACGCCTACGCCGGCAAAACCATCGTGGTGATCCTGCCCGACCTGGCCGAGCGTTATCTCTCCTCCGTGCTGTTTGCCGACGTACCCGCAGGCATCATCGAGGAGCCTGTTGCCGTCTGA
- a CDS encoding PLP-dependent transferase, which yields MSARNLLSDPCWQGHDLGHPLPDSTHAVSVALPRWRDVIAYEENDPACRNQLQAVYPRFGFHPLVAALAKTALTQSGAANGSSAWPYPSEEAAHCALEHCKRLQPSSSSQVVHVQGLPCLIVEASATPAAKAFWQHAGLGASSRQAAIALGQETAPNQDDGHAARSTIRQRLAAIYGCEAEAISLHPSGMAALHSALRLVTALHPGRPTLQVGFPYVDVLKLPQVVFAGAELLTDSSPAAIGHSLDHLNPAAVVVELPSNPMLQCVDLITLAELAHARGIPVIADDTIGSGLNIDALPYADLVFSSLTKSFAGRGDVLAGALVVSPQSRWQETLQAGLADAPAGLGDADALCLEDASRDVVTRLPRLNANCSALAERLRSHPAVKQVLHPNQCATFQALMRPGAGHGCLLSFELHGGLQAAEHVYDALAVSKGPSLGTHFTLCCPYVLLAHYDELPWAASCGVPSHLLRVSVGLEDPEDLWQRFEQALSRSGVVKV from the coding sequence GTGAGCGCGCGCAACCTGCTGAGCGATCCCTGCTGGCAGGGACATGACCTGGGTCATCCCTTGCCCGACAGCACCCATGCGGTGTCGGTGGCCCTGCCCCGCTGGCGTGATGTGATCGCCTACGAGGAAAACGACCCCGCGTGCCGCAACCAATTGCAAGCGGTCTATCCACGCTTCGGCTTCCATCCCCTGGTGGCCGCACTGGCCAAAACAGCGCTAACCCAGAGCGGTGCAGCAAACGGATCGAGCGCCTGGCCTTACCCCAGCGAGGAAGCGGCCCACTGCGCACTGGAGCACTGCAAACGTCTGCAACCCTCGAGTTCCAGCCAGGTGGTGCACGTGCAGGGGCTTCCCTGTCTGATCGTTGAAGCATCCGCAACCCCGGCCGCCAAGGCGTTCTGGCAGCACGCCGGCCTGGGGGCCAGTTCCCGGCAGGCCGCCATCGCCCTGGGCCAGGAAACCGCCCCCAACCAAGACGATGGCCACGCGGCCCGCAGCACCATTCGTCAACGGCTGGCCGCCATCTATGGCTGTGAAGCCGAGGCCATCAGCCTGCATCCATCTGGCATGGCCGCTTTGCACAGCGCCCTGCGCCTGGTGACAGCCCTCCATCCCGGCCGCCCCACCCTGCAAGTGGGCTTCCCCTATGTGGATGTGCTCAAACTGCCGCAGGTGGTGTTTGCCGGAGCCGAACTGCTCACCGACAGCAGCCCAGCCGCCATCGGCCACAGCCTCGATCACCTCAACCCAGCAGCTGTGGTGGTGGAACTCCCCAGCAATCCGATGCTGCAGTGCGTGGATCTGATCACCCTGGCCGAGCTCGCCCACGCGCGTGGCATCCCCGTGATTGCCGATGACACGATCGGATCAGGCCTGAACATCGACGCCCTTCCTTACGCCGATCTGGTGTTCAGCTCACTGACCAAGAGTTTCGCCGGGCGCGGTGATGTGTTGGCCGGGGCCCTAGTGGTCAGCCCCCAGTCCCGCTGGCAGGAGACCCTGCAGGCTGGCCTGGCCGACGCCCCTGCCGGTCTTGGTGATGCGGATGCCCTCTGCCTTGAAGACGCCAGCCGTGATGTCGTCACAAGACTTCCGCGACTGAATGCCAACTGCAGCGCCCTGGCCGAACGGCTACGCAGCCACCCGGCAGTGAAACAGGTGTTGCATCCGAACCAATGCGCCACCTTTCAAGCGTTGATGCGACCAGGGGCCGGCCACGGCTGCCTGCTGTCGTTTGAGCTCCACGGCGGGCTGCAGGCCGCCGAGCACGTCTACGACGCCCTTGCCGTCAGCAAAGGCCCCAGCCTTGGGACCCACTTCACGCTGTGCTGCCCTTACGTGCTGCTGGCCCATTACGACGAATTGCCCTGGGCAGCATCCTGCGGTGTGCCATCGCACTTACTTCGGGTCTCGGTGGGACTGGAGGATCCCGAAGACCTCTGGCAACGATTCGAGCAGGCGCTCAGCCGTTCAGGGGTTGTCAAAGTCTGA
- a CDS encoding PLP-dependent aspartate aminotransferase family protein — translation MPGDATRAIHHGDSFATETGTVMPPIYATSTFAHGNPGGFDYTRSGNPNFRILEGVLASVETCEHATVFGSGVSAITAIASTLSQGDLVLCEENLYGCTVRLFEQVFAKFGVRTEWVDFTDPAALTAIESRQPAMVWLESPTNPLLKVIDLAAVCSAAKSAGVPVVVDNTFATALVQRPLQLGATLSLTSTTKYINGHSDALGGAVCCDDPAWHQKMVFAQKALGLMPSPFDCWLITRGIKTLPLRLRQQMANAAAVADHLASHPAVAWVRYPLRADHPQQAVALQQMNGGGAIVTIGLQASRDQAYAVCKALRWFTMAESLGGVESLICHPATMTHAAVAAEVKEKLGISDGLVRLSLGCEDSADLIADLDQALTLLP, via the coding sequence ATGCCAGGGGATGCCACCCGGGCCATTCATCACGGCGACAGCTTTGCGACCGAAACCGGCACGGTGATGCCGCCGATCTACGCCACCTCCACCTTTGCCCACGGCAACCCCGGTGGGTTCGATTACACCCGCTCCGGCAACCCGAACTTCCGCATCCTCGAAGGGGTGCTGGCCTCGGTGGAGACGTGCGAGCACGCCACGGTGTTTGGTTCAGGGGTGAGTGCCATCACCGCCATCGCCTCCACCCTCAGCCAAGGCGATCTGGTGCTGTGCGAAGAAAACCTGTATGGCTGCACCGTGCGCCTGTTCGAGCAGGTGTTCGCCAAGTTCGGGGTGCGAACCGAATGGGTCGATTTCACCGATCCCGCAGCCCTGACGGCCATCGAAAGCCGTCAACCGGCGATGGTCTGGCTGGAGAGCCCCACCAACCCCTTGCTGAAGGTGATTGACCTGGCAGCCGTGTGCAGCGCAGCCAAGAGCGCCGGAGTGCCGGTGGTGGTCGACAACACCTTCGCCACTGCACTGGTGCAGCGCCCCCTCCAACTGGGAGCCACCCTGTCGCTCACCAGCACCACGAAATACATCAACGGACACTCCGATGCCCTCGGTGGTGCCGTCTGCTGCGACGACCCTGCCTGGCACCAGAAAATGGTGTTTGCCCAGAAGGCGTTGGGCCTGATGCCTTCCCCCTTTGATTGCTGGCTAATCACCCGGGGCATTAAGACCCTTCCGCTACGCCTGCGGCAGCAGATGGCCAACGCCGCAGCCGTGGCTGACCACCTGGCATCCCACCCTGCGGTGGCCTGGGTGCGCTACCCCCTAAGGGCCGACCATCCCCAGCAAGCTGTGGCGCTGCAGCAGATGAATGGGGGTGGAGCGATCGTGACCATTGGCCTGCAGGCCAGCCGCGATCAGGCCTATGCCGTCTGCAAGGCGCTGCGCTGGTTCACGATGGCCGAAAGCCTCGGAGGGGTGGAAAGCCTGATCTGCCATCCCGCCACCATGACCCACGCCGCTGTCGCCGCGGAGGTGAAAGAAAAGCTGGGGATCAGCGATGGACTGGTGCGTCTGTCGTTGGGTTGTGAAGACAGCGCAGATTTGATCGCCGATCTCGATCAAGCCCTCACCCTGCTGCCGTGA
- the rpsD gene encoding 30S ribosomal protein S4 gives MSRYRGPRLRITRRLGDLPGLTRKAAKRSYPPGQHGQARRKRSEYAIRLEEKQKLRFNYGVSERQLVRYVKKARAQDGSTGTNLLKLLENRLDNVCFRLGFGPTVPGARQLVNHGHVTVNGRVTDIASYQCKPGDVIAIRERKCSKKLAEANLEFPGLANVPPHLELDKSKLSAKVIGRSEREWVALEINELLVVEYYSRKV, from the coding sequence ATGTCTCGCTACCGCGGCCCTCGCCTGAGGATCACGCGGCGCTTGGGAGACCTTCCCGGTCTCACCCGGAAGGCCGCAAAGCGGTCCTATCCCCCCGGTCAGCACGGCCAAGCCCGTCGCAAGCGCTCTGAATACGCGATCCGTCTCGAAGAGAAGCAGAAGCTTCGCTTCAACTACGGCGTCTCCGAGCGTCAGCTCGTGCGCTACGTGAAGAAAGCGCGCGCCCAGGATGGTTCCACCGGTACCAACCTGCTCAAGCTGCTCGAGAACCGTCTCGACAACGTTTGTTTCCGCCTCGGCTTCGGTCCCACCGTGCCCGGCGCCCGTCAGCTGGTGAACCATGGCCACGTGACCGTGAACGGTCGCGTCACCGACATCGCCAGCTATCAGTGCAAGCCCGGCGATGTCATCGCCATCCGCGAGCGCAAGTGCAGCAAGAAGCTGGCTGAAGCCAACCTGGAATTCCCCGGTCTGGCCAACGTGCCTCCCCACCTCGAGCTCGACAAGAGCAAGCTCAGCGCCAAGGTGATTGGCCGTTCCGAGCGCGAGTGGGTTGCCCTTGAGATCAACGAACTGCTGGTGGTGGAGTACTACTCCCGCAAGGTCTGA
- the yidD gene encoding membrane protein insertion efficiency factor YidD gives MQLLTHESTILSGGPLAAFNRLLAAVMLALINFYRRWFSPFLGPRCRFIPSCSAYGLEAIQRHGPWRGGWLTLRRLLRCHPFTPCGCDPVPD, from the coding sequence ATGCAACTCTTGACGCACGAATCAACCATCTTATCTGGCGGCCCTCTCGCAGCCTTTAACCGCCTGCTTGCGGCGGTGATGCTGGCCTTGATCAATTTCTACAGGCGCTGGTTCTCGCCTTTTCTGGGCCCCCGCTGTCGTTTCATTCCCTCCTGCAGTGCCTACGGCCTGGAAGCGATCCAGCGTCATGGCCCGTGGCGGGGTGGCTGGCTCACGCTGCGCCGTTTGTTGCGCTGTCATCCCTTCACTCCTTGCGGCTGTGACCCTGTCCCCGACTGA
- a CDS encoding glutaredoxin family protein, whose product MQRLWLYSRQGCCLCEGLEERLRSLDLAALDPPLQLEVIDIDAAGGDPGLKARYDLEVPVLALSVGALPRVSPRLSGDGLFTWLQRACVAALGSD is encoded by the coding sequence ATGCAGCGACTTTGGCTTTACAGCCGTCAGGGCTGCTGCCTGTGCGAAGGGCTGGAAGAGCGTTTGCGGAGCCTGGATTTAGCAGCGCTTGACCCGCCGCTGCAGCTGGAGGTGATTGATATCGACGCTGCGGGGGGCGACCCTGGCCTCAAAGCCCGCTACGACCTTGAGGTGCCTGTCTTGGCTTTGTCGGTCGGTGCCCTGCCGCGGGTCTCCCCCCGGTTGTCAGGCGACGGATTGTTCACCTGGCTACAACGCGCCTGTGTTGCTGCGCTTGGATCGGATTAG
- a CDS encoding UDP-N-acetylmuramoyl-L-alanyl-D-glutamate--2,6-diaminopimelate ligase, giving the protein MAQTLHSLLQAVGLPVPEGCPNPAITALTCDSRCASNGSLFLGLPGERVDGGSFWRQTLADGAAAAVIGSAAALADPPSPADPVVVVADPVADWAGALAAAFWQYPSRRMTLIGVTGTNGKTTTTHLIEHICDQIGRSAALFGTLVNRWPGHSITSTHTTAFADRLQAQLAEAVAGGTQVAAMEVSSHALDQGRVAGCQFSAAVFTNLTQDHLDYHPSMQAYFEAKARLFAEPLLMAEGEGARAVVNVDDPWGQKLADQLGERCWRCSLEPERHPGGVELTMTDLTMTSAGVSGEIVTPAGRGAFQSPLVGAFNLMNLLEAVGVLVQQGMPLALVLQAAACFKGVPGRMERVMLGSDQAMADLPSVLVDYAHTPDGLRNALLASRPFVKGDLVCVFGCGGDRDRGKRPQMAAVAAELSDRVVVTSDNPRTEDPQQILDDVVAGIPAEASLVVDVDRASAIADVIAEAGADDLVLIAGKGHEDYQILGTTKIHFDDREQAEIALRKRVAAAS; this is encoded by the coding sequence ATGGCTCAGACGCTGCATTCGCTGCTCCAAGCGGTCGGTCTGCCCGTACCCGAGGGCTGTCCCAATCCAGCGATCACCGCCCTCACCTGTGATTCGCGTTGTGCCAGCAACGGCAGTCTGTTTCTGGGTTTGCCCGGCGAACGGGTGGATGGCGGCAGCTTCTGGCGACAGACCCTTGCTGATGGCGCTGCGGCCGCAGTGATCGGTTCGGCGGCGGCGTTGGCGGATCCACCATCCCCCGCGGATCCTGTGGTGGTGGTGGCTGACCCGGTGGCCGATTGGGCCGGAGCCCTGGCGGCAGCGTTCTGGCAGTACCCCTCCCGTCGCATGACCCTGATTGGGGTGACCGGGACCAACGGCAAAACCACCACCACCCATCTGATCGAACACATTTGTGATCAGATCGGCCGCTCTGCGGCCTTATTCGGCACGTTGGTGAATCGCTGGCCCGGTCACAGCATCACCTCGACCCATACCACCGCTTTCGCCGATCGCCTGCAGGCCCAGTTGGCTGAAGCGGTGGCTGGCGGCACGCAGGTGGCGGCCATGGAAGTGAGTTCCCATGCCCTGGATCAGGGGCGTGTCGCGGGGTGTCAGTTCTCCGCTGCTGTGTTCACCAACCTCACCCAGGACCATCTCGACTACCACCCTTCAATGCAGGCCTATTTCGAGGCCAAGGCGCGCCTGTTTGCCGAGCCGCTGCTGATGGCAGAGGGTGAGGGCGCGCGGGCTGTGGTCAATGTGGATGACCCCTGGGGACAGAAGCTGGCGGATCAGCTGGGGGAGCGTTGCTGGCGCTGTTCCCTCGAGCCTGAGCGCCATCCCGGTGGCGTGGAGCTGACGATGACCGACCTGACCATGACGTCAGCTGGAGTCTCCGGTGAGATCGTCACGCCGGCTGGACGTGGTGCGTTTCAGTCTCCGCTGGTCGGGGCGTTCAACCTGATGAATCTGCTGGAGGCCGTTGGGGTGCTGGTGCAGCAGGGGATGCCCTTGGCTCTGGTGCTGCAAGCGGCTGCCTGCTTTAAAGGGGTCCCCGGCCGGATGGAGCGGGTGATGCTGGGGTCAGACCAGGCGATGGCCGATCTGCCGTCCGTGCTGGTGGACTACGCCCACACACCCGACGGCTTGCGCAATGCCTTGTTGGCATCCCGTCCGTTCGTGAAAGGTGACTTGGTGTGCGTGTTCGGCTGCGGCGGTGATCGTGATCGGGGCAAGCGCCCTCAGATGGCCGCAGTGGCTGCCGAGTTGTCGGATCGCGTGGTGGTCACGTCGGATAACCCCCGCACCGAAGACCCGCAGCAGATCTTGGATGACGTGGTGGCAGGGATCCCGGCCGAGGCGTCATTGGTGGTTGACGTTGATCGTGCCAGCGCCATTGCTGATGTGATTGCCGAAGCTGGGGCGGATGATCTGGTGCTGATCGCCGGCAAGGGCCATGAGGACTACCAGATTCTCGGCACCACCAAGATCCACTTTGATGATCGTGAACAGGCGGAGATCGCCTTGCGCAAGCGGGTCGCTGCGGCGTCGTAA